Genomic segment of Gouania willdenowi chromosome 17, fGouWil2.1, whole genome shotgun sequence:
agagtcttcagttagacctgatctaaagttgatagAATTATTTTGTTTGCTCAAAAGATGCATAAATAATTACTGAGTacagttttctagctagctataaaaatgaataactgTTGCATCTTTTGGTCAAAacaaatgctaacaacaccaaatctgagatctttggttggcatgtgactgtgggggtataagccaaatttgaatattttaggcctctagggggaactgcaattatgagaaatgtatatctcttaaatggcaccaccgatttttaccaaatttggtgggtatgaccttgggtcactCCTGGGGCCGTATCTCGAAGTTAATCGCGagtggtcaaagtgggcgtggcttattacaacataaacaacaaatgtttatttcagctgaagtattaagttgagggctgtgaaatttacagggtacataTAGAAGaacacacagaccacccatgcCAAAGTGTGTGCCACTAGGTGGCggtataatgggtgcaaatgcattttggcctgtaactttcacattttaaatcatatcttccaaaacttcatatccatctGTTCACTTCAAaaggcacgttggcctgtgtcttGACTCTCGCCACAActacttccatgggctccgcaaAATCTGGGGGCCGAGTCGTGCGGGAAGGtatggccccctttcataacttgcttgcagttctagttaattattgtcattgctattgctaggctaatgctaggtaattgctaggttaatactaatgctaaggTAATACTAATGCTACATTAACGTTAATGCCAGGTTCATCCTAATGTTAAGCTATGGCAAGTTAATTTTGATGCCAggtaaatgctattgctaggttattgctaatggtaggctaatgctaacgttagctcaatattaatgctaggctaatgctattgctagggtaatgctaatgctaggctaatgctaatgccaggttaTTGCAAATGCTAGGCTAATCCTAACGTTAGCCCAAtagtaatgctaggttaatgctattgctaggctaatgttagtgTTAGGttgatgctattgctaggttaattctaatgctaggctcatgctaatgctaaagcatttgaaatgcaatatctcagctgtttttccaccaatttgcACCTAATTCCCTCAGGCCAAACCCAAATCCCCAACATTGGGATACACAACCTTGGGTTACCGACCCCAGCCACTTCTTCGGACCCGCTTGCGGTTTTAATTGTTTTGCTTATTGTTGTTTAAAGATTAAACAACctgaacatgaaaataaataataaataaaacatgaaataaaacatggacgatatgcacctattcaagttgattgcaacacgccaataaccaagaaagaagatcAACAATATTGTAAAACATTTGATAATGACAATTATATATCATATAATATATAATCATATTGATCAGAACATGGACTCTTTGGTGACGAACAGATGCAGGAGTGATGTGAGATGTTTTATTAGGACTAATAAATGACTATTAATCTATATGTTCCCCAGATGTTcttcctgctgctgctctttGTGCTTCTCTTCAGTTCTCTGGATGTTTGGTACTTCCTGCGATGTGCTCAGGTGTTTGTGTGGTCGTGTTTCCAGCCTAGAGTGAAGAACATTCTGAGTGAGCAGAGGATGGACGGGCAAGTTCTCCTCCATGACCTGGACTACATGGGTCACATGAACAACTCTCGCTACCTGAGAGAGTGCGACTTTGCCCGCTTCCACCACAGCATGAGGAATGGCCTGTTCATGGCGTCCTTTGGGCTGGGGGCCAAGATGGTGGTGGGGGCGTCCACGGTCTGGTACCGGCGCTCCCTGGGCTTCAGAGAAGTTTTTGAGATCAGAACCCGAGTTCTGGGCTGGGACCAGAAGAGCTTCTACCTGGAGCAGCGCTTTGTCTCCAAGAAGGACAACTTTGTATCTGCCGTGATGCTGTGTAGGCTAAACGTGGTTCACTGCAGCCCCGAAGACATCCTGCAGGCTATGGGCCAGGAGAAGGtcagtaaatacacacatactgtatctttATTCATCATCTCTTAAAGACATCCTGCAGGCTATGGGCCAGGAGaaggtttttaaataaacacttattttttatttatacaccTTTATCATCTATTAAAGACATCTTGCAGGCAGTAAGCTAGGAGAAGGTGAGTAAATAAACACTTATCTTTATTTATACACCTCTATAATCTAATAAAGACATCCTGCAGGCAGTGGGACAGGAGAAGGTCAGTAAATACACACGTATCTTTATTCTGGGCCACCTATTAAAAAGCTCGTTTACTCCCATgtagtaaaatgtgtttgttgttgttcatgttttttttctgcagatAAACAGTCCTGAATTTTCTGAGGATTTGAAATATTGGATCAGTTTCATTTCAGCAAACAGTCAGAGTCTGAGAGCTGAGAGTGGACTGAAGGaggagtgacacacacacatacacgacAAATACTTAAATACTTGAAATTATTCTTCATATTTGTTCCATTAAAATGGAGAAGCTTTGAAGGGAATGTGATCAATGGACTGAAGAGTAAAGATATTGATGAAAATGATCAGTGTGTgaccatttgtttttaaaaaattaacaaaacccctgctttctgctgacttGCCACTAGGAGGggaattcaaaaaaatgccttgtttatgGACTACTGCTGTAGCAggaagacacgcccagtcaggaAGCCCACAGTGCTGTGCGCAGACACAGATggtaacacacacaatgatgtgtctgtacacacacgtAGCAACTTCACAGAGATTTGTCACTAcaaccacaggcacacacaatcacaacctGAAGctcacacagccttacagacaccacgCAGGGGAAAAGAGTCTCCCACctgctctcccaccacctcACGCCATAACCATATGGGCAACTGGGCAATTGCCCAGGGGCCCGCGACCTCTAAAGGGCCCGTGGCAGTGAAGGCATAAGGGTTAGGATTAAAATATTTGGTTCTCTTGCTTATAATGTAAACTGTCCGCCGCCCGGAGCCGTTGCACTGCACAGAAACCTTGCACCTGCCTGTGACTGTGAGCTAAGACCCTCTCCTCCAATGAGAGGCGGCCAGGCAGGTCAAAGCCAGGTGATGCTAATCAACCTCTATGCaactcaaaaaatgcaaacatgaaGAGACAGCTAAGTGGGAGTGctacacaaaaactaaaaaaggagAAAACGATTAAAATTGCAGAAAATTTAAAGCCAGTGTGGGCGTCATGGGGGGCCATTCGCGGGCCGTGCCCTCCCAGCTGCTCTTTAgaagagtcaaaaacatcacgaATTCAGTGGGCTTTTTCACACGGAGcacagtggacttcctcatttagcctgtcaatcaatgctcactgagggctgtgattggaggaaaccctcctccctcctctcagcttttataggaggggcgagGCCAACAGTGAAAGCTGATGACGCAGGGGAGTCGAAAGAAtctgtttcagccaatagcagaaTTCAATTTTAATAGCCGGCGGCGaacccttagtggccagtaactctgacattttacaactaaacacGCAAAAAACGTCACttatggattttttaaaaatgtattatcatttattttgtttcatcacaggagttaaaaactaatattttctgaaaacatttattgatatttctaaaaagaaaattaaaaaacggaatttaaaaaattgcaatatacaactacataaaaataatcatttttaatttactgctttgtactcatttcataatacagaggccaACTCTATACTGACATTTCtctttgaattattttgtaaataaatatttcatgagtttgtcacattttatttggcattagtaaataattatgcacatttacagatattgtgatATGAGTGATAATACAAGTTCTCATAAGGCGTATGTAGCgctcctcattggccagtttaggtcacgtgagcgcccctcattggccagtacttctgtaaactacgttatggactaaccgtaaccctaaccctaaactacgttacgaaGTAACTAATCCTAAAATAGCACCGGAGATTGTCCGTACAGTTACATACGTATAACCACTCCGTTCTTATGAAGGCTGTTTTGCACAGtcggtgtgccttcagatttttactagTCCTTTGGTGTGCCTTGGGTACAAAatgtttggaaaccactgtagtaagtaataatttttaggttgggaaaaaacacaaattctaaAGTAAAAATAAGGCTCTCGGTCAGTTTTGTAACCAGTGGATGGCGGTAATGCACCTATAACTGAGGGCAAACCGCCAATAAACCCCataaaggagaagaagaaagagccTCAGTTGTGATGTCATCTAACCGCGCCCACTCCTCGCCTGTAAACAAAGTGACGTCAACAAACggatgtttttatgtgttttaagtcttttttttaatgttgtaaacTCTGTTTTCTAGGCTTTAGGACGTGTTTCTCTGCGGGTTGGTTccgtttttccttcattttctcTAGTTTTCCGCTTTTCTCGGTGTTTTGTGTCCGTGTGATGGCAGAGGCCGGGCTGCTGTTGGACCGGAACCAGCTCAACTGTTCGGTGTGTCTGGACGTGTTGAAGGACCCGGTGACCATCCCGTGTGGTCACAGTTACTGCCGGGACTGCATCACGGACTACTGGGACCAGAACCAGAATCGAGCCGCCGTGTGTCCGCAGTGCAGGAACACCTTCAGTCCCCGGCCGAACCTGTGCCGGAACACTGTCCTCAGTGACCTGCTGGACCGCCTCCGGACAGTAGAGCTCCAGGACTGTACCCAGGACCAGAACCTGGACCAGGGCCAGGCTGTGCGGTGTGACGTGTGTCCCGGGTCCAGCAGCAGGGCGGTCCGGTCCTGTCTGGTGTGTCTGGTGTCGTTCTGTGAGCTCCATGTTCGGCCTCACCTGGACTCCACAGCCTTCCAGACCCACCGCCTGGTGGAGCCTCAGGTCCGGCTGCAGGACTCTCTGTGCCCCCGGCACCACAGGCTGATGGACCTGTTCTGTACAACCGACAAGACCTGTATCTGCTACCTGTGTCTGACCGAACAGCACCAGAACCACCACACTGTGCAGGCCCAGCAGGAGCAGACCCGCCTCCAGGTACatgaccagaaccagaaccagaaacatttgtatttattattgttaattattttttcataaagTGATCCCAGATAAATTAATTGTGCTGATAATGATCTgaatagttattattattattattattattattattattattatttgcttaTTAAAGGACATTTTACAGCTATAAACCAGGGCTACCCTCACATGTGATCATTCCTCTCTGATGTACAATCTACAGATGTACAATCTACTTTataatgttgttgttgtagaAGCAGCTCAGTGACCTGAAAGAAGGTTCTCTGGTGAAAATtcaacagaaagaaaaagattTCCAAGAGCTGCAACAGACCGTTTCCATTTTGTCTGTGAGTTCCTCCGTCTGTGCTTGTAGCTTTGTTCTCTGCTCAATAtgcaataatatattatattatatataatattgtatatgtaatattatattatatcacatattgtaaatatatattacatatataaaCACCTTAGTtcccatagtaacacagtccatgggtcaaacctgctcccgaccaggtttaagcagcagggaAGGCTGGACGGTATACCAGTTCATATCGAATATCGGTGATATTTTCattatatgaatttttaatctacacggtgtatttgattacacaacgttcggaacgctacgctgcatcgcgtttcagaccggacccttttcaagGTTGCATGGGggtgaaggtaaacagtagcgctctggtgttaggtATGGTGTAAATTGATAAGAAAGACATTAAAGCTCTGAAGCTACAGAACTAGTAGAGCATGATGACAGAATAATTTTTGCCAAAAAGAGGAGCCGTGTTTGTTGTTTGGAgatattttggtttaaaaaaatccGACGTTGACCAATCAACCATTTTATGCAAGTGTTGTCGCCGGAGCAATTTGCTCTGAAGTTAAAGTTCGCGCCCTCCCCATCAGTAGGTAGCACGGGGAAAGCAAAAGAAAAGTCGAGCCAAATGTCACTTTAAAACGCGTTTGCTAGAGGGACTCGCTATGACAGAAAAAGCAAACAGTGGATTGAGATTATAAACTGTCACTATCCATATTTACTTATTCTTAATATAttctattataaaaaaaaaattaataagtaaatcgtgtttttgttgttgtttagtgtctttttggggtttttttgtcatttaatggACTTTTGTAGTCATTGAGTTTAAACTGTTGTCTAATTTTGAGTGGTTTTGTTGTGATtatatgtttttggtgtaatttacaTGTACTTATTAAAATGACTTGggtaattttgttgtaaatcttatgtgtttttggaaacattttgtgtgttttttactcaatttgtgtatatatgtcgtatttttctgttattttgtgtgcatttttagtcatttactAAATTATTCTCATTccgtttttagtgtcatttatgTCTATTTTTGGTGTTACTTTATATCATTTTCAgttatgtttttgtatatatttgtatattgtaatatcattaaataataaaattattattatatttttattatttacttattctacaatattcactcaccatgactgtaaaatagaccatcctaagtcaatctactgtagtaattcctctctcaaccagtagaaaatgctgtgaacacctgattatgcatgaagaaaaaaaaaaaaaaagcgtcatataccgtgaaaccgttagaattttgaaaatgacCGTGAtaaacatttttggtcatactgcCCAGTTCTAAGACTGACCGTCTGTAACTGTCTGTGCTGCTCTTTGTGTTTCCATTTCTTTTTATAGTTTAAAATTTGCATTACATGTCCGTCTCTTGGTCGCCCCCTAGCGGTCAGCATGTGCAGTAGCAGAGGAAAGTGAGGCTATGTTCAGCGATCTGATTCGCTCATTGGAGCTGAAGCGCTTTGAAGTCAGAGAGCTGATTAGAGCTCAGGAGAAGACCATCGTGGAGCAGGCTGAGAACCTGATGGAGAAGATCCAGGAGGAGATAAATGAGCTGAAGAAGAACCAGAACAAGATGGAAGAGCTTTCTAAGATCAATGACTCCGTCAGGTTCATACAGGTGAGTCAGCACAGATGAGTTTGGTGAATAAGCACATGTGAGTCAGCCTAAGTGAGTCAGCACCAGTGAGTCAGTACAGGTAAGTCAGCACGGGTAGTACAGGTGAGTCAGCACAGGTGAATCGGCACCGATGAGtcatcaataataattcatgtttaCAGGACTGTCAGACCCTGGAGGCTGCGCCCCCTCTGGAGGCTCTGCCTACTCTTTGTCTTCATGATAACCAATTCTTTGTCGCCGTGACAACAGCCATGACTGATTTCAAAGCTCTGATACAGGAAGTGATGCACGAAGGCTTCCTCAGCATCTACCAGAGAGGTAAACAAATCAGATTAAAGTGATCGATCAGAgataatgtattaataataacgataatgtaaattattagatttatatagcTCTTTTTTCAAGGGGACTCGAGGTGCTTCACAGAAACTATTATTAATTCACACCAATCatactggtggtggtaagctacattgtagcacAGCTGTcctgaggcagactgacagaagtgtggctgcCTACAGACCCTAATATATCTAACAAGCATATTTTAAA
This window contains:
- the LOC114479727 gene encoding protein THEM6-like, translating into MFFLLLLFVLLFSSLDVWYFLRCAQVFVWSCFQPRVKNILSEQRMDGQVLLHDLDYMGHMNNSRYLRECDFARFHHSMRNGLFMASFGLGAKMVVGASTVWYRRSLGFREVFEIRTRVLGWDQKSFYLEQRFVSKKDNFVSAVMLCRLNVVHCSPEDILQAMGQEKINSPEFSEDLKYWISFISANSQSLRAESGLKEE
- the LOC114479400 gene encoding tripartite motif-containing protein 29-like, with the translated sequence MAEAGLLLDRNQLNCSVCLDVLKDPVTIPCGHSYCRDCITDYWDQNQNRAAVCPQCRNTFSPRPNLCRNTVLSDLLDRLRTVELQDCTQDQNLDQGQAVRCDVCPGSSSRAVRSCLVCLVSFCELHVRPHLDSTAFQTHRLVEPQVRLQDSLCPRHHRLMDLFCTTDKTCICYLCLTEQHQNHHTVQAQQEQTRLQKQLSDLKEGSLVKIQQKEKDFQELQQTVSILSRSACAVAEESEAMFSDLIRSLELKRFEVRELIRAQEKTIVEQAENLMEKIQEEINELKKNQNKMEELSKINDSVRFIQDCQTLEAAPPLEALPTLCLHDNQFFVAVTTAMTDFKALIQEVMHEGFLSIYQRVRDVTIIDPHSTDESCDAAASGVIQSERTVESATISPLNPFISAGFPTPTFTFSPPGSRLSSGYRHRLSAQRRAHQKRK